A genomic region of Ignavibacteria bacterium contains the following coding sequences:
- a CDS encoding ABC transporter ATP-binding protein, with amino-acid sequence MDNFAIWTKNLTKKFGDFVSVDNISIQVEKGDIFGFIGANGAGKTTTIRMLCGILDPTSGEGKVAGYDIFKEQEKIKENIGYMSQKFSLYNDLTVEENINFYCGAYKLSNQERKIAKERAYQISELKSLKDTLTRDLPVGWKQRLALSCALLHNPQIVFLDEPTAGVDPISRRKFWDLIYELSSEGITVFVTTHFLDEAEHCTKIGLINNGKIIAQDTPSRLKNFFDFDIYEVFSSDNLKLCELINEEKICKSAFIFGNSIHIVTDKDQKIREDILSLSRKNFLEVYSISQIHPTLEDVFINLIEEKQAFKND; translated from the coding sequence ATGGATAATTTTGCGATCTGGACAAAAAATCTTACAAAAAAATTCGGCGATTTCGTTTCAGTTGATAATATTTCAATTCAAGTTGAGAAAGGAGACATTTTTGGTTTTATCGGGGCAAATGGTGCTGGTAAAACCACAACAATTAGAATGTTATGCGGAATTTTAGATCCAACATCCGGAGAAGGTAAAGTTGCAGGCTACGATATTTTCAAGGAACAGGAAAAGATAAAAGAAAACATCGGATATATGTCTCAAAAGTTTTCTCTTTACAATGATTTAACAGTTGAAGAAAACATTAACTTTTATTGCGGTGCTTACAAACTTTCCAACCAGGAAAGAAAAATTGCAAAAGAAAGAGCTTACCAAATTTCTGAACTGAAAAGTTTAAAAGACACACTTACCCGTGATCTCCCAGTTGGATGGAAACAGCGACTCGCGTTGAGTTGTGCACTGCTTCATAACCCACAGATCGTTTTTCTTGACGAACCAACTGCCGGAGTTGATCCAATCTCAAGAAGAAAATTCTGGGATTTGATTTATGAACTTTCGTCCGAAGGAATAACTGTTTTTGTAACAACCCATTTCCTTGATGAAGCTGAACATTGCACCAAAATTGGTTTGATCAACAATGGGAAAATCATTGCTCAGGATACTCCTTCACGATTAAAAAATTTTTTCGATTTTGATATTTATGAAGTTTTCTCTTCGGATAACCTTAAACTTTGTGAATTGATCAACGAAGAAAAAATTTGCAAAAGTGCTTTCATCTTTGGCAACTCAATTCATATCGTAACAGATAAAGATCAAAAAATCAGGGAAGACATTTTATCACTTTCGAGAAAAAACTTTCTAGAAGTTTATTCGATATCCCAAATTCATCCAACACTGGAAGATGTCTTTAT